One Marinitoga hydrogenitolerans DSM 16785 genomic window carries:
- a CDS encoding transcription termination/antitermination NusG family protein, protein MRKKWYILQTFSGMEYKVKELIEEKAKLYDKEKMFGKILIPEESEIDLTNKKTDRIVVSEEAQVFVKNGENVKKGDLLAEEPPVIVKNAGIISEIKNFRKIIVETKDKKFTKTFLIPESAKIIGGLKVNSRIHAGIPLAREDGYEADLDGIIISVEKLKRVTIQTENNTKDVYLIFKDNFDSAAFRKGTYVEKGQILGNKRQYKAKSSGKVEIRDFASRKEIIILKTKISRLFPGYMFIEMILNKETQEMVKNIPYVINFINIGGTPVQLKTKEVKALLRLTGEEGYEVKESKLRADYVIGEHVRIINGPFEFFTGKITNIDLHKQTVKVTINMFGRETEVELGLTEIEKID, encoded by the coding sequence TGGAATGGAATACAAAGTTAAAGAATTAATAGAAGAAAAAGCAAAATTATATGACAAAGAAAAAATGTTTGGTAAGATATTAATACCAGAGGAAAGTGAGATTGATTTAACAAATAAAAAAACCGATAGAATTGTTGTTTCTGAAGAAGCTCAAGTTTTTGTGAAAAATGGAGAAAATGTAAAAAAAGGAGATTTACTTGCTGAAGAACCTCCTGTAATTGTAAAAAATGCAGGAATAATCTCTGAAATTAAAAATTTTAGAAAAATAATTGTTGAAACGAAAGATAAAAAATTTACAAAAACTTTCTTAATTCCTGAAAGCGCTAAAATAATTGGTGGTTTAAAAGTGAATTCAAGAATTCATGCTGGCATTCCTTTAGCAAGAGAAGATGGATATGAAGCGGATTTAGATGGTATTATTATTTCTGTTGAAAAATTGAAAAGAGTTACTATACAAACAGAAAATAATACAAAGGATGTTTATTTAATATTTAAAGATAATTTTGACTCTGCAGCTTTTAGAAAAGGTACATATGTTGAGAAAGGCCAAATTTTGGGAAATAAACGACAATATAAAGCAAAGTCTTCTGGAAAAGTCGAAATAAGAGATTTTGCATCAAGAAAAGAGATCATAATTTTAAAAACAAAGATTTCAAGATTATTCCCAGGTTATATGTTTATTGAAATGATTTTAAATAAAGAAACACAAGAAATGGTTAAAAATATCCCTTATGTTATTAATTTCATAAATATCGGTGGAACTCCTGTTCAATTAAAAACCAAAGAAGTAAAAGCATTATTGAGATTAACAGGAGAAGAAGGATATGAAGTAAAAGAAAGTAAATTAAGAGCTGATTACGTAATTGGCGAACATGTAAGAATAATTAATGGACCATTTGAATTCTTTACTGGTAAGATAACTAATATCGATCTACACAAACAAACTGTTAAAGTAACTATAAATATGTTTGGTAGAGAAACAGAAGTAGAATTAGGTTTAACTGAAATAGAAAAAATTGATTGA
- the rplK gene encoding 50S ribosomal protein L11 — protein sequence MAKKVARLVKLQLPAGKATPAPPVGPALGQHGVNLMEFCKKFNAATADKAGMIIPVEITVYEDRSFTFTLKTPPASFLILQAAGLKKGASNPGREIVGKITLSQVKEIAEIKMPDLNAKTIEAAMEIIKGTARNMGIEVVEG from the coding sequence ATGGCAAAAAAAGTTGCTAGATTAGTAAAATTACAGTTGCCTGCAGGTAAAGCTACACCTGCTCCACCAGTTGGTCCAGCTTTAGGACAACATGGTGTTAATTTGATGGAATTTTGTAAAAAGTTTAATGCTGCAACAGCAGACAAAGCTGGAATGATTATTCCTGTTGAAATTACTGTTTATGAAGACAGATCTTTTACATTTACTTTAAAAACCCCCCCAGCATCTTTCTTGATATTACAAGCTGCTGGATTAAAAAAAGGTGCTTCAAATCCAGGTAGGGAAATCGTTGGAAAAATTACATTGTCTCAAGTGAAAGAAATAGCAGAAATCAAAATGCCCGATTTAAATGCAAAAACAATAGAAGCAGCTATGGAAATAATAAAAGGTACTGCAAGAAATATGGGCATTGAAGTAGTCGAAGGTTAA
- the rplJ gene encoding 50S ribosomal protein L10 encodes MLTRAQKAELLKELESVFKDSSIVTFVDFKGMTVAQSNAFRGELYKKFENKVTFKITRNALIKTAIKNAGLNLEDFEKFLEGNTALLYTKEADPIETLKVLVEFKKKNKLDVPVIKAGVLEGKIFTAEEAEELAKLPSKEQLLAMLVGGLNAPISGLVGALGGILRKFLYALNAIREEKEKQ; translated from the coding sequence GTGTTAACAAGAGCTCAAAAAGCTGAGTTGTTAAAAGAATTAGAAAGCGTTTTTAAAGATTCTTCAATAGTTACTTTTGTAGACTTTAAAGGTATGACTGTAGCACAATCTAATGCATTTAGAGGTGAATTATATAAGAAATTTGAAAATAAGGTAACCTTCAAAATTACAAGAAATGCATTGATTAAAACAGCAATTAAAAATGCTGGATTAAATTTAGAAGATTTCGAAAAATTCTTAGAAGGCAACACTGCACTTCTTTACACTAAAGAAGCGGATCCAATTGAGACATTAAAAGTTTTAGTTGAATTCAAAAAGAAAAACAAATTAGATGTTCCTGTAATTAAAGCCGGTGTTTTAGAAGGTAAAATCTTTACTGCTGAAGAAGCGGAAGAATTGGCAAAATTACCTTCCAAAGAACAATTACTTGCTATGTTGGTTGGTGGCTTAAACGCTCCTATTTCCGGTTTAGTTGGCGCATTAGGTGGAATATTAAGAAAATTCTTATATGCTTTAAATGCTATAAGAGAAGAAAAAGAGAAACAATAA
- the rplA gene encoding 50S ribosomal protein L1, with translation MSKHGKRYLEAKKLIDREKFYTLDEALELIPKIANAKFDESIELHMVLGIDPRKNDQQVRGNISLPHGTGKKVRILVFAKGEKVQEALDAGADYAGSDEFIQKIQGGWTDFDIAIATPDMMREIGRLGKILGPRGLMPSPKSGTVTNDVADAVKAFKAGKIEVRNDKTGNLHVAVGKKSFDSSKLKENIVEAIQQIEKMRPSGAKGKFIRKVALAPTMGPGLKLNVSEFLTEK, from the coding sequence ATGTCAAAACATGGAAAAAGATATTTGGAAGCAAAAAAATTAATCGATAGAGAAAAATTTTATACTCTAGATGAGGCTTTAGAATTAATTCCTAAAATTGCTAATGCTAAATTTGATGAAAGCATAGAATTGCACATGGTTCTAGGTATAGATCCAAGAAAAAACGATCAACAAGTAAGAGGTAATATTTCATTACCGCATGGAACAGGTAAAAAGGTAAGAATTTTAGTTTTTGCAAAAGGTGAAAAAGTTCAAGAAGCTTTAGATGCTGGCGCAGATTATGCTGGCTCCGATGAATTTATTCAAAAAATACAAGGTGGATGGACAGATTTTGATATTGCTATCGCCACACCTGATATGATGAGAGAAATTGGAAGATTAGGTAAAATTTTAGGTCCAAGAGGATTAATGCCATCACCAAAATCCGGTACAGTTACAAATGATGTTGCTGATGCTGTAAAAGCTTTTAAAGCCGGAAAAATCGAAGTAAGGAATGACAAAACTGGTAATTTACACGTTGCTGTTGGTAAAAAATCTTTTGATTCTTCAAAGTTAAAGGAAAATATTGTAGAAGCTATACAACAGATTGAAAAAATGAGACCATCTGGAGCAAAAGGTAAATTTATAAGAAAAGTAGCATTAGCTCCTACAATGGGTCCTGGATTGAAATTAAACGTTTCTGAATTTTTAACTGAAAAGTAA